One segment of Candidatus Peregrinibacteria bacterium DNA contains the following:
- a CDS encoding type Z 30S ribosomal protein S14 has translation MTASGKRGVGSVRGENRCKLCGRSKAFMRKFDLCRICFREGAADGQIMGIKKSSW, from the coding sequence ATGACAGCGAGTGGTAAGCGTGGCGTTGGAAGTGTCAGAGGTGAAAACAGATGCAAGCTCTGTGGGCGATCTAAGGCGTTTATGAGAAAATTTGATCTTTGCAGAATATGTTTTAGAGAGGGTGCTGCAGATGGACAAATAATGGGAATAAAAAAATCATCTTGGTAA